Proteins encoded by one window of uncultured Ilyobacter sp.:
- a CDS encoding Cof-type HAD-IIB family hydrolase, with protein sequence MNKYKAVICDLDGTLLNSEHTISAYTKKVIEKIKSLGIKFFIATDRHHKDALAFKNILGLDSFLITSNGAKIHDENDREIFSSNIPKEMVRKIIELPIDEEIHRGIYKDEFWFLEKHIEGLDVFHKESGFSSIIKPFEELKDEDVTKFIFISTNSSKINQLEKTLDLKFKDSFNITLSFENCLEIVQKRVSKGFAIEEILKKENISPVDTLAFGDGLNDLDMLQTVGKGFLMGNSHKKLIQSLPNHEIIDTNNNDGVAKYLEKIFL encoded by the coding sequence ATGAATAAATATAAAGCAGTTATATGTGACCTCGACGGGACTCTCTTAAACTCAGAACATACAATCTCAGCCTACACCAAAAAAGTAATAGAAAAAATTAAAAGTCTAGGTATTAAATTTTTCATTGCTACTGACCGTCACCATAAAGACGCTTTGGCATTTAAAAATATTTTAGGCTTAGATTCTTTTCTTATAACTTCAAATGGGGCAAAAATACATGACGAAAATGACAGAGAGATTTTTTCAAGTAACATCCCTAAGGAAATGGTAAGAAAAATCATTGAGCTTCCTATTGATGAAGAAATACATAGGGGAATTTATAAAGATGAATTTTGGTTTCTCGAAAAACATATAGAGGGACTAGATGTTTTTCATAAGGAGTCTGGATTTTCTTCCATCATAAAACCCTTTGAAGAATTAAAGGATGAGGATGTTACAAAATTTATTTTTATAAGTACAAATTCTAGCAAAATAAACCAGTTGGAAAAAACACTCGACCTGAAATTTAAAGATTCATTTAATATAACTCTCTCTTTTGAAAACTGCCTTGAAATAGTCCAAAAGAGAGTTTCTAAAGGCTTTGCTATAGAAGAAATATTAAAAAAAGAAAATATTTCACCTGTAGATACCTTGGCTTTTGGTGACGGTCTGAACGACCTTGATATGCTTCAAACAGTTGGAAAAGGATTTTTGATGGGGAATTCCCACAAAAAATTAATACAAAGTCTCCCTAACCATGAGATTATAGATACAAACAATAACGATGGTGTTGCTAAATATTTAGAAAAAATATTTTTATGA